The window GGAGGCGTTAGCGGATAGCCGTGTTGCCAACCGTCTTCATGTAGTTGAGGACGGAGAACAAGCGATTGATTTTTTAATGAAACGAGGTTGTTATGCCAATGCCGTGCGCCCTGACCTAATCTTGTTGGACCTTAATCTACCCCGCAAGGATGGCCGCGAAGTGCTTCAAGCCATTAAATCTGATCCAAACCTTACCACTATTCCAGTAGTGATACTCACCACCTCTCGGGCCGAGGAAGATATCCTGCGTACCTACGAACTCCATGCCAACTGTTACATCAGTAAGCCAGTGGATGTCGATCAATTCTTCAAGGTTATTAAATCAATTGAAGATTTTTGGTTGACGGTGGTAAAGCTACCTAATAAATAACGACAGATGAAAGACGAGACCATAGAAGTCCTATTGATTGAGGATGACTTTCGTTTCGCTGAATTGTTGAGCACATGGCTGGAAGAGTTTTCTCAAAAAAAAAATGGAAGCCAGGTCATTTCCATACGTTCACAATATGCAGATAGTTTAGCGAAAGCATTGTCCTGGTTGAAAATCGCTCATTTTGACATCGTATTAACGGATTTGAATCTTCCTGATTCCCGGGGGCTAGTAACTTGTAAAAATTTGCTGGCACATACCAATAACATTCCAGTGATTATTTTATCAGGTCTGGATGATGAGGAATTAGCTGTTCAGGCAATGGGATACGGAGCACAGGATTATCTCCTTAAAAGCCTGCTGGACGAACGAATGCTTCTGCGCTCCGTGCGCTATGCGCTGGAACGACATCACCTAAAAAAAGAATTGGAAAAAATTCGTCAGTCTCAATTACAACAACGTGAACAAAAAATCTTAGATCAAATTAATGATAGGCTTGGCTCACCGAAAACAACTGCCCAAGTTCTGGGATTACGCAACCTCGAACAAAGTCAACCCGAGATATTTTTACGGATGACGCAAAATTTAATCTCGATCTGGGAGCGTATCATAGAAATGCGCACGCATAAGGTGACTCACAATGTCTCTCAGGAATTAAAGGAATTGGCTTGGCAAATGGGTTTGTATAAATGCGGACCTAGGGATGTAGTGGCACTTTATCGTGCCGCTCAGTTCCGATTGGAACATCCCGATAAACCACGACGCAATGACATTATACATGAGGAAGGTCTTTATCTAGCCTTTGAATTGATGGGAAACTTGGTATCTTATTATCGCCCTTATGCCTTAGGAGGATTACCGATATCCTCAATGCGAGACTATCATCACAATGGCATGGATATTACTCACGAGACTAACATATGATTGATCATCAAAAATATTTATTAAAATTATATATTACTGGACATACTGCTCATTCCGAACGTGCCATCAAAAATTTACGTCGTATATGCAATGAGGAGTTAAATGGAAAATATGAAATGCGGGTTACTGATATTTTGGAACAACCACAGTTAGCCGAAGATGAAAAAATTCTTGCCACACCAACCTTGATTAAAGCTTTGCCACCACCACTACGACGTATCATTGGTGATCTATCGGATACTGAAAAAGTTTTAGTGGGTTTGGATCTACTACCCCTTGACGAAAATTTATATTGAACTAAGAGAACAACAATGACCATTGCCGAAAATGAAAAAACTCCAGTGGAAAAATTAGCCACTGGTATGGATGGTTTTGATCTCATATCTCTGGGGGGGTTGCCAAAAGGACGTACTGCCCTTGTATCGGGTACTGCAGGTAGCGCCAAAACCGTTTTTGCCGCTCAATTTTTAGCCGAAGGTATTCGGAAGAATGCAACGCCAGGAGTCTTCGTTACTTTTGAAGAACCCCCGGAGGATATTCGTAAAAATATGATCTCCATGGGGTGGACCATTGCTGAATGGGAAGCGCAGGGACTCTTTTGTTTCGTAGATACTTCACCTCAAGTAGGCATCGATATCATTGAAGCGGGAGATTTTGACCTGGGAGCATTATTGGTACGTATTGAATACGCAGTAAATAAAATTAGTGCTAAACGTATTTCCATTGATTCAGTAGGAGCAATTTTTTCTCGTTTTGCCAATACTGCAATTATCCGTTCTGAATTACATCGCTTGGCGACAGCGCTTAAATCAATGGGTATCACTGCATTAATAACATCCGAACGTGGTCAAGAATATGGAGAAATCGCCCGATTTGGTGTCGAAGAATTCGTAGCGGATAATGTCATTATTTTGCGTAATGTCTTGGAGGATGAAAAACGTCGTCGTACTATTGAAATATTGAAATTTAGAGGCGCAGGTCATCAGAAGGGTGAATATCCATTTACTGTTTTACCTGATCGCGGCGTCGTGGTCATTCCACTTTCTGCTATTGAACTAAAACAACATTCCTCCAAAGCACGAGTTACCTCCGGCAATGTAGAACTAGACAAAATGTGTGGTGGCGGTTTTTTCCGTGATTCTTTAATTTTGGTATCCGGTGCAACAGGTTGTGGAAAAACTTTGATGACCGCTGAATTTATCAATGGCGGAACGAAAAATGGAGAACGCTGTCTGCTGCTGGCTTACGAGGAATCTAGAGAACAATTAATTCGCAATGCTACTGGTTGGGGAATTGATTTTGAGAAAAAGGAACAGCAAGGCTTGTTGCGAGTGGTTTGTGCTTATCCGGAAAGTGCAGGATTGGAAGATCATTTAATTCATATGAAAAGCGAAATAGATCATTTCAAACCTGATCGGCTGGCGGTAGATAGTGTTACTGCCCTGGAAAGAGTAGGATCACGCAACGGTTTTCGAGAATTTATCATTAGTCTCGCTTCTTTCGTTAAGCATCAGGAGATTCCTGGTTTATTCACGGCGACCACAGCTACTCTGATGGGTGGACCTTCCATTACCGAAGCACATTTTTCTTCCATCACCGATACCATTATCTTACTTCGTTATGTGGAGATGCTGGGGGAAATGCGACGTGGCATCACAGTGTTAAAAATGCGTGGTTCTAAACACGAAAAAGATATTCGTGAATTTTCCATTGATGAATATGGTATGCGCATTGGTAAACCATTTCGTAATGTGGTAGGCATTCTGTCGGGAAAACCAGAGTATTTAAGTCGAGAAGAATCCAATCGCCTGATGAATATGTTCCAGGATTAATCAACTTTTTAAATACATTAAACAATAATCAACATGGCTGAGGTTACTGCGCTAACACAACAGAATTTTTTGCGGATTTTGATTGTTGAAGACAATCAAGGCGAACGTGAATTATTGCGTGATTATTTAAATAACTGCGATATTCCATCTTTTACCTCAAAAATATGGGATGCCCCTGATCTAGTCACAGCCTTGAACCTATTAGACAGCCAATCTATCGATGTGGTAATCCTGGATCTTAATCTACCCGATTGTGTTTCCCTGGAGACTTTTTTGCGATTAAGGGATCGTCATCCAGAAGTTGCGGTAGTTGTCATGACTGGTCAAGAAGATGAGGCATTGGGGGTTGAAGCCATTCGACATCAGGCTCAGGACTATTTGCCAAAAGGAAAGTTGGATGAATTTATTCTAGGTCGAACGGTACGTTATGCCTTGGAGCGTCAGCGGCTGCGCAATGAATTGGAATTACTCCGTTTGCAACAACGTCAACGACAGGAAATGTACCAATTAGAGCATTACTCTAATAGTAATCCTGAAAAAGATGGTCGAATTTTTTCCTTATCGTCCAGTTATGGTGCCTTGGTACGTCAATACGTTTTTGCTGCTCGAGAAGGTAATATTCGTCCTTCTTCCATGGTGCAGGCCCTGGCACAGCGTCTAGTATTTATGCGTGCGAGCGCAAGGGATGTAGTACGCCTACACCTTAAGGTACTTAAGGAAACAGGCAATTGGACCACTGCTGCGGAAGAGCGCGCCTTTGGCGTGGACGCGCGTCTGGCTTTAGTAGAATTATTGGGAACGCTGGCCGATTTATATCGGGATCTATCGAATAATAAGCGAGAAGCCCCATGACAGAAGGAATTATTCATCGTTTTCGGCTATACATCGTAAATTCAAGCCCTGCAGGTAGACGAGCCATCATCAATTTTAAAAAATTTTCCGAAAAATTAACAAATAATGAAATCGAACTAGAGGTAGTCGATATTTTAGAAAATCCCGCCATGGCTGAATCCGATCATATTATAGCCGTGCCAGCACTGGTACGATTATCTCCATCTCCAGTCACCAAGATTATTGGTGATTTGAGCAACACATCTGGCCTGAGTGCTTTTTTTGGAATTTAATAGTGGAAAATTGGAGAAAGCCTACATTGAAAATTAAGGCAACCGGACGTGGGAGCTACTAACGCACAAGATTAAATACTTATGGATTTCCACGAGGCTATCTAACTCGACAAAAATGGATTAAAAATTTTCAAACCGGCGATATGGTCAAGGCAATTATCGAGAAAGGAAAGAAAACGGCATTTATCTTGGACGGGTTGCGGTACGCACTACTGGCAATTTTAATATCCAGACCACGCATGGAGTAATACAGGGAATTAGCTACAGGTATTGTAAATTTATCCAAAGAAGCGATGGTTATGGTTATACTTAAACCATTTCCTTATTTTTACTTTAACCATAAAAGGCAGCGTTTCCTCCCTTCGAGATCGAGGGGTTTCCACGCCAAAAATCTATGAATTCAACCATTGAAGTTAGCAAGATTCCAACTGGAATTGAGGGTTTCGAGCATATTACCATGGGTGGACTACCCAAGGGACGGGTTTGTCTAGTTTCTGGCAGTTCAGGATCAGGTAAGACG is drawn from Gammaproteobacteria bacterium and contains these coding sequences:
- a CDS encoding KaiC-like protein 2, which gives rise to MTIAENEKTPVEKLATGMDGFDLISLGGLPKGRTALVSGTAGSAKTVFAAQFLAEGIRKNATPGVFVTFEEPPEDIRKNMISMGWTIAEWEAQGLFCFVDTSPQVGIDIIEAGDFDLGALLVRIEYAVNKISAKRISIDSVGAIFSRFANTAIIRSELHRLATALKSMGITALITSERGQEYGEIARFGVEEFVADNVIILRNVLEDEKRRRTIEILKFRGAGHQKGEYPFTVLPDRGVVVIPLSAIELKQHSSKARVTSGNVELDKMCGGGFFRDSLILVSGATGCGKTLMTAEFINGGTKNGERCLLLAYEESREQLIRNATGWGIDFEKKEQQGLLRVVCAYPESAGLEDHLIHMKSEIDHFKPDRLAVDSVTALERVGSRNGFREFIISLASFVKHQEIPGLFTATTATLMGGPSITEAHFSSITDTIILLRYVEMLGEMRRGITVLKMRGSKHEKDIREFSIDEYGMRIGKPFRNVVGILSGKPEYLSREESNRLMNMFQD
- a CDS encoding circadian clock protein KaiB, which produces MTEGIIHRFRLYIVNSSPAGRRAIINFKKFSEKLTNNEIELEVVDILENPAMAESDHIIAVPALVRLSPSPVTKIIGDLSNTSGLSAFFGI
- a CDS encoding KaiB-like protein 2, whose translation is MIDHQKYLLKLYITGHTAHSERAIKNLRRICNEELNGKYEMRVTDILEQPQLAEDEKILATPTLIKALPPPLRRIIGDLSDTEKVLVGLDLLPLDENLY
- the rcp gene encoding Response regulator Rcp1, producing the protein MSVSIRPMSCIQKIKPLMDIPYQPIELLLIEDSPGDVLLTREALADSRVANRLHVVEDGEQAIDFLMKRGCYANAVRPDLILLDLNLPRKDGREVLQAIKSDPNLTTIPVVILTTSRAEEDILRTYELHANCYISKPVDVDQFFKVIKSIEDFWLTVVKLPNK
- a CDS encoding Response regulator, which translates into the protein MKDETIEVLLIEDDFRFAELLSTWLEEFSQKKNGSQVISIRSQYADSLAKALSWLKIAHFDIVLTDLNLPDSRGLVTCKNLLAHTNNIPVIILSGLDDEELAVQAMGYGAQDYLLKSLLDERMLLRSVRYALERHHLKKELEKIRQSQLQQREQKILDQINDRLGSPKTTAQVLGLRNLEQSQPEIFLRMTQNLISIWERIIEMRTHKVTHNVSQELKELAWQMGLYKCGPRDVVALYRAAQFRLEHPDKPRRNDIIHEEGLYLAFELMGNLVSYYRPYALGGLPISSMRDYHHNGMDITHETNI
- a CDS encoding putative Response regulator (Evidence 3 : Putative function from multiple computational evidences), which produces MAEVTALTQQNFLRILIVEDNQGERELLRDYLNNCDIPSFTSKIWDAPDLVTALNLLDSQSIDVVILDLNLPDCVSLETFLRLRDRHPEVAVVVMTGQEDEALGVEAIRHQAQDYLPKGKLDEFILGRTVRYALERQRLRNELELLRLQQRQRQEMYQLEHYSNSNPEKDGRIFSLSSSYGALVRQYVFAAREGNIRPSSMVQALAQRLVFMRASARDVVRLHLKVLKETGNWTTAAEERAFGVDARLALVELLGTLADLYRDLSNNKREAP